One part of the Pandoraea faecigallinarum genome encodes these proteins:
- a CDS encoding IS6 family transposase codes for MRKPKSLYHGHRFPASVIGHAVRWYFRFQLSLRDIEELLFERGVRVSYETIRRWCDKFGAGFAHRVKAARRKPGSTWHLDEMFVSLRGEPYLLWRAVDEHRAELDILLRKRRDTAAAKRFFKRVLRSNPVPRKIVTDQLRSYPAAEADLPALATVKHVFVKAAARVNNRAENSHQPTRERERRMRGFRDPARTQTFLSSFGPIRQHFALKRHLLRATLYRNQLAVCFAAWREFTHVTQNPSNVF; via the coding sequence ATGAGAAAACCGAAATCGCTCTATCACGGCCACCGATTCCCGGCGTCGGTCATCGGCCATGCTGTGCGTTGGTACTTCCGATTTCAGCTCAGCCTGCGCGACATCGAAGAATTGCTATTCGAGCGCGGGGTGAGAGTCAGCTACGAGACGATCCGCCGCTGGTGCGACAAGTTTGGCGCGGGCTTTGCTCACCGGGTCAAAGCGGCACGCCGCAAGCCCGGGAGCACGTGGCACCTCGACGAGATGTTCGTGAGCCTGCGCGGTGAACCATACCTGCTGTGGCGCGCCGTCGACGAGCATCGCGCGGAACTCGACATCCTGCTGCGAAAACGGCGCGACACGGCGGCCGCCAAACGCTTCTTCAAGCGCGTGCTGCGCTCGAACCCGGTGCCACGCAAGATCGTGACCGATCAACTGCGCAGCTATCCAGCAGCCGAAGCCGACCTCCCGGCGCTGGCCACTGTGAAGCATGTGTTCGTCAAAGCGGCGGCCCGGGTCAACAACCGCGCGGAGAATAGCCATCAACCTACGCGGGAGCGCGAGCGACGCATGCGGGGCTTTCGCGACCCAGCGCGCACGCAAACCTTCCTGTCGAGCTTCGGGCCAATCCGGCAGCACTTCGCACTCAAACGCCATTTGCTGCGCGCGACGCTCTACCGCAATCAGCTCGCGGTGTGCTTTGCTGCATGGCGAGAATTCACCCACGTGACCCAAAATCCGTCCAATGTTTTTTGA
- a CDS encoding PTS glucitol/sorbitol transporter subunit IIA — protein sequence MHYYRTTIASIGAEVSALLEGGVLILFADGAPAELAEVSILHRVEHVGARAPRVGSVLRIGELSVAVTAVGPGAWNNVSALGHVVITFNGSRADERPGVICASKIDCAKLFEGMHRGTVIEFVDA from the coding sequence ATGCATTACTACAGGACGACAATTGCCAGCATCGGTGCCGAGGTCAGTGCGCTCCTCGAAGGAGGCGTGCTGATTCTGTTCGCAGATGGCGCACCTGCCGAATTGGCCGAAGTCTCAATTCTGCACCGCGTCGAGCACGTAGGCGCCCGCGCTCCGCGCGTGGGATCGGTGCTGCGGATCGGCGAGCTCTCCGTCGCGGTAACGGCCGTGGGGCCTGGCGCGTGGAACAACGTGAGCGCGCTCGGGCATGTCGTGATCACGTTCAACGGCTCACGCGCCGATGAGCGTCCGGGCGTGATTTGTGCGTCGAAGATCGACTGCGCAAAGCTCTTCGAAGGCATGCACCGCGGTACAGTCATCGAGTTTGTCGACGCCTGA
- a CDS encoding MFS transporter, with amino-acid sequence MAHGSTTVTQFFCKKNTSTALASYLADDDQTMNKRVPLPWKTVIGTTIGNALEWYDFLIFGYVSVLIAKQFFPSDAPLTSMLLTTATFGVGFVFRPIAGLWIGMYADRRGRSAALSFVILLMFIATAMLAFAPTYAQAGLWAPAIVVTSRVLQGISAGGEFGCATALLVELAPRDKTGLYGSWQMVAQSMGAFMATLAAAAITSGFSPEALASWGWRLPFLAGLILGPAGYWIRRNIDESDAFEAAAKHEFMPFRCLLSDYPTALFISLALGAAVSVAVYVLVGYLPIFAVQMLHLPLNTPFVILAVTMPVRLLLIPLFGHLSDKVGARRVMGAALIIFIALVHPAFMWLTRVPGVASLLVLAFVFAVLIAALMGPFAATLANLFPTGVRATGMSLTSNLTASLLGGFTPFILTWLAAKTGDPMMPAHYMFFFLSVGALSLLCYKRSS; translated from the coding sequence ATGGCCCACGGTAGCACTACCGTCACGCAGTTTTTTTGCAAAAAAAACACGTCCACCGCGCTGGCAAGCTACCTCGCTGACGACGATCAAACCATGAATAAACGCGTGCCACTCCCATGGAAAACTGTCATCGGCACCACGATCGGCAATGCGCTTGAGTGGTATGACTTCCTAATTTTCGGCTACGTGTCAGTACTGATCGCAAAACAGTTTTTCCCCAGTGACGCACCGCTCACTTCGATGCTTCTGACGACGGCCACTTTTGGCGTCGGATTCGTGTTCCGTCCCATTGCAGGTCTTTGGATTGGCATGTACGCCGACCGACGCGGACGCAGCGCTGCGCTGTCGTTCGTGATCCTTTTGATGTTCATTGCAACGGCAATGCTGGCGTTTGCGCCCACCTATGCGCAGGCGGGGTTATGGGCGCCAGCCATCGTCGTGACGTCCCGCGTGCTTCAAGGCATTTCGGCAGGCGGTGAATTTGGCTGCGCGACCGCGCTTCTGGTCGAACTGGCCCCCCGGGACAAAACGGGACTATACGGCAGTTGGCAGATGGTCGCCCAGTCCATGGGGGCGTTCATGGCAACGCTCGCCGCGGCCGCAATCACGAGCGGATTCTCGCCCGAAGCCTTGGCATCCTGGGGCTGGCGCCTGCCCTTCCTCGCAGGCCTCATCCTTGGTCCGGCAGGGTACTGGATTCGCCGCAATATTGATGAATCGGACGCGTTTGAGGCAGCGGCGAAGCATGAGTTCATGCCATTTCGCTGTCTGCTCTCCGATTATCCGACAGCCCTGTTCATCTCCCTCGCCCTTGGCGCGGCGGTGAGCGTCGCGGTGTACGTGCTGGTCGGCTACCTGCCAATATTCGCGGTGCAGATGCTCCATCTACCATTGAATACCCCGTTCGTGATTCTCGCCGTGACAATGCCGGTGCGCTTGCTGTTAATTCCCCTCTTCGGGCATCTGTCGGACAAAGTGGGGGCCCGCAGGGTGATGGGAGCGGCGCTGATCATTTTTATCGCGCTGGTGCATCCAGCCTTCATGTGGCTGACTCGCGTCCCCGGCGTCGCGAGCCTGCTTGTCCTGGCGTTTGTCTTTGCTGTGCTGATCGCCGCGCTCATGGGCCCGTTTGCTGCCACGCTCGCAAACCTGTTTCCGACCGGCGTGCGCGCGACCGGGATGTCATTGACTTCCAACCTCACCGCGTCGCTTCTCGGCGGCTTCACTCCCTTCATTCTCACCTGGCTGGCGGCAAAAACCGGCGACCCCATGATGCCGGCGCACTATATGTTTTTCTTTCTGAGTGTAGGCGCGCTTTCCCTGCTTTGCTACAAGCGCTCATCTTAG
- a CDS encoding PTS glucitol/sorbitol transporter subunit IIC, with product MIGIVPTLIVLLTATYTLITLAGERRVQSLACFLSKNIVTRYSLLPLLAMFFVTNPMAYTFGVFLEERHKPAFYDATVSLCHPITGLFPHCNAGELFVWLGVTSGATKLA from the coding sequence GTGATTGGCATTGTTCCGACATTGATCGTTCTGCTCACGGCCACCTATACGCTCATCACCCTCGCGGGCGAGCGACGCGTTCAGTCGCTGGCCTGCTTTCTTTCGAAAAATATCGTGACGAGATACTCGTTGCTGCCACTGCTCGCGATGTTCTTCGTGACCAACCCGATGGCTTATACCTTCGGCGTGTTCCTGGAGGAACGTCATAAGCCGGCGTTTTATGACGCCACGGTTTCGCTTTGTCACCCGATCACTGGTTTGTTTCCGCACTGCAATGCGGGCGAGCTGTTCGTCTGGCTGGGGGTGACCAGCGGAGCCACAAAGCTTGCGTAA